One window from the genome of Saprospiraceae bacterium encodes:
- a CDS encoding aldehyde dehydrogenase family protein, with translation METDFHQASITSYEFRIAGLKKLEQNLLLFKDRISNAVRLDLNKSGFESDTSELLTCLLELRKAKRNLKNWMRTKSIQTPTELIGSSHFIRHEPKGVVLILAPWNYPINLSIIPLIAAWAAGNKIIIKPSELAPNSAKCVKELIEASFAPADVRVVCGNHETAEALVQLPFNHIFFTGSQKTAKKILKAASENLTSVTLELGGKNPLILDDTVSLKKCMPDIVYGKCINAGQTCIAPDFILLPNKMLAEFVSEWNTALRNMFGENLIENPDYCGILNDAHYNRLLKIVNESLDQGAQLIEPIQLNAADRKIKPILLLNTSWNHVSMQSELFGPVLPLIAYDSLEAESYNIQKMDRPLTLYIFSNDTQHQNFILDTIRSGGVTINNCLLNYCNFNLPFGGTHQSGHGSNHGYYGFETFSHKRGISKQGKLINALRFFYPPFTKSKIVLKTCLIKLIGKI, from the coding sequence ATGGAAACTGATTTTCATCAAGCTTCTATTACGAGCTATGAATTCCGAATAGCGGGATTAAAAAAACTTGAGCAAAATCTACTGCTTTTTAAAGATCGCATATCAAATGCGGTCCGCCTTGATTTAAATAAATCCGGTTTTGAATCAGATACTTCGGAACTATTAACATGTTTATTGGAATTGCGCAAAGCAAAGCGCAATCTAAAAAATTGGATGCGAACAAAATCCATTCAAACACCTACTGAGTTAATTGGAAGCTCTCATTTCATTCGGCATGAACCTAAAGGGGTCGTATTAATTTTGGCACCTTGGAATTATCCTATAAATCTTTCGATCATACCTTTGATAGCTGCATGGGCGGCAGGGAATAAAATAATAATAAAACCTTCTGAACTTGCTCCTAATTCTGCAAAATGCGTCAAAGAATTGATTGAAGCTAGCTTTGCTCCTGCAGATGTTCGGGTAGTTTGCGGAAATCATGAAACTGCTGAAGCATTGGTTCAGTTACCTTTCAATCATATCTTCTTTACCGGGTCCCAAAAAACTGCAAAAAAAATTTTAAAAGCAGCTTCAGAAAATTTAACCAGTGTAACGTTGGAACTTGGAGGAAAAAATCCATTGATACTTGACGATACCGTTTCATTAAAAAAATGCATGCCTGACATTGTTTATGGAAAATGTATCAATGCCGGGCAAACTTGTATAGCACCTGATTTTATCCTGTTGCCAAATAAGATGCTAGCTGAATTTGTCAGTGAGTGGAACACCGCGCTACGGAACATGTTTGGAGAAAATTTGATTGAGAATCCAGATTATTGTGGAATTCTCAACGATGCACACTATAACAGATTATTAAAAATTGTCAACGAAAGCTTAGATCAGGGAGCTCAACTTATAGAACCAATCCAATTAAATGCTGCTGACCGAAAAATTAAGCCAATCCTTTTACTTAATACGAGCTGGAACCATGTGAGTATGCAATCCGAACTTTTCGGCCCGGTGTTGCCTTTGATTGCTTATGATTCTTTGGAAGCTGAATCCTATAATATTCAAAAAATGGACAGGCCACTGACCTTATATATTTTTTCGAATGATACACAACATCAAAATTTTATTTTAGATACCATTCGTTCAGGCGGTGTCACCATCAACAATTGTTTATTAAATTATTGCAATTTTAACTTGCCGTTTGGAGGTACGCATCAAAGTGGTCATGGTTCAAATCACGGTTATTATGGATTTGAAACATTCTCTCACAAAAGAGGAATCAGCAAGCAAGGTAAACTGATTAATGCCTTGCGATTTTTTTATCCACCCTTTACAAAATCAAAGATTGTTCTTAAAACCTGCTTAATAAAACTAATAGGAAAAATATGA
- a CDS encoding DPP IV N-terminal domain-containing protein, giving the protein MMHRKLLVLSGIFLIQFLTAQLKEISLEDIYEKGVFAAKGIPGFQFMKDGQSYVRLQNSTITQYFLLSNDIKKIILDATKIENGLLIDKLESFEFSLDEKKLLLKTESEGIYRHSSRAIYYVYDLESEKLQQIYAPNKIMYPAFNPSGDKVAFVYENNLNFQDLKNGSVKQITQDGIKNAIINGASDWVYEEEFKLTRAFEWSPNGDDIAYLRFDESRVKEFTLQYYKNENYPQAFSFKYPKVGEENSQLTIWNYSLKKKKSVQLDIGKREDDYIPRFKWTSTEGELCITWMNRDQNHLKLIVNTVSDNTYRTLLEEQNRYYIELHDNLHFLTNGNFIWTSEQSGYNQAYLYDGSGRMIRALTEGNEELTEIYGVDEMQQNLLFQKAVNRGLDRSIYKLNLETNKITPFAIDPGYNSVQVSPGLKYIILSHSEINAPPVYSLHNNEGIRIRILESNETLREKQKEYKLSNVEISSVFNRHGDQLNSLIIKPVDFNPAKKYPVFMFLYGGPGSQEVMNRWNSFGQYYWLQMLAQKDYIICVVDNRGTGGRGEEFKKMTYLQLGKFETEDQIDAAKYFSELPYVDGSRIGIFGWSYGGYMSSLCILKGNDVFKTAIAVAPVTNWKWYDSIYTERYMKRLKDNPTGYDENSPVNFADRLKGNYLLVHGMADDNVHFQNTVEMANALIKNKKQFDTYFYPNRNHGISGQNARIHLYTKMTSFVLEKI; this is encoded by the coding sequence ATGATGCATCGCAAATTATTAGTGCTTTCAGGAATTTTTTTAATACAGTTTCTTACAGCACAATTAAAAGAAATCAGCTTAGAGGATATTTATGAAAAAGGAGTTTTTGCTGCAAAAGGTATTCCCGGTTTTCAATTTATGAAAGACGGACAAAGTTATGTGCGTTTGCAAAATTCTACAATCACCCAATATTTTTTGTTAAGTAATGATATTAAAAAAATTATATTAGATGCAACAAAAATTGAAAATGGACTCTTGATAGATAAATTGGAGTCCTTCGAATTCAGTTTGGACGAAAAGAAACTTTTATTAAAGACCGAGTCAGAAGGAATTTACCGCCATTCCTCACGAGCTATTTATTATGTCTATGATTTAGAATCTGAAAAATTACAACAGATTTATGCACCCAATAAAATCATGTATCCTGCTTTTAATCCATCTGGTGATAAAGTAGCCTTTGTGTATGAAAATAACTTGAATTTTCAAGATTTAAAAAATGGAAGTGTAAAGCAAATTACTCAAGATGGAATAAAAAATGCTATTATCAACGGTGCTTCAGATTGGGTTTATGAGGAAGAATTTAAATTAACAAGGGCTTTTGAATGGTCTCCGAACGGAGATGATATTGCCTATTTGAGATTTGATGAAAGTCGGGTTAAAGAATTTACCTTGCAGTATTATAAAAACGAAAATTATCCGCAAGCTTTTTCATTTAAATATCCAAAAGTTGGAGAAGAAAATTCTCAACTAACTATTTGGAATTATTCTTTAAAAAAGAAAAAATCAGTCCAATTGGATATCGGAAAGCGTGAGGATGATTATATACCAAGATTTAAATGGACAAGTACTGAAGGTGAATTATGCATCACTTGGATGAATAGAGATCAAAACCATTTAAAATTGATTGTAAATACAGTTTCAGACAATACATACAGAACGTTGTTGGAGGAACAAAACAGATATTATATTGAATTGCATGATAATTTACATTTTTTAACAAATGGCAATTTTATTTGGACCAGTGAGCAATCCGGTTACAATCAAGCTTATTTATATGATGGTAGCGGTCGTATGATCAGGGCGCTCACAGAAGGAAATGAGGAGTTGACTGAAATTTATGGAGTGGATGAAATGCAACAAAATCTACTGTTTCAAAAAGCGGTAAACAGAGGACTGGATCGTTCAATTTATAAATTGAATTTGGAAACTAATAAAATTACACCTTTTGCCATAGATCCCGGCTATAACAGTGTTCAAGTAAGTCCTGGATTGAAATACATTATTCTATCACACTCAGAAATCAATGCACCACCAGTATACAGTCTTCATAATAATGAAGGAATACGCATTCGGATATTAGAATCAAACGAAACCCTAAGAGAAAAACAGAAAGAATATAAATTGTCCAATGTTGAGATTAGTAGTGTGTTCAATAGACATGGGGATCAATTAAACTCATTAATTATTAAGCCGGTCGACTTTAATCCGGCAAAAAAATATCCAGTGTTTATGTTTTTATATGGAGGTCCGGGTAGTCAGGAAGTCATGAACCGTTGGAATAGTTTCGGACAGTATTACTGGTTGCAAATGCTCGCACAAAAAGATTATATAATTTGTGTGGTGGACAATCGGGGAACAGGAGGCCGCGGTGAAGAGTTTAAAAAAATGACCTATTTGCAATTGGGTAAATTTGAAACAGAAGACCAAATTGATGCAGCCAAATATTTTTCCGAATTGCCATATGTAGATGGAAGTCGAATTGGGATTTTTGGGTGGAGCTATGGTGGTTATATGTCCAGTTTATGTATTTTGAAAGGCAATGATGTTTTTAAAACAGCTATTGCAGTTGCGCCTGTGACCAATTGGAAGTGGTATGATTCCATTTATACCGAGCGCTATATGAAGCGATTAAAAGATAACCCAACTGGCTATGACGAGAATTCTCCTGTTAACTTTGCAGACCGTTTGAAAGGAAATTACTTATTGGTGCATGGAATGGCTGATGACAATGTGCATTTTCAAAATACCGTTGAAATGGCCAATGCCCTGATTAAAAACAAAAAGCAGTTTGATACCTATTTTTATCCAAACAGAAATCATGGGATTAGTGGACAAAATGCGAGAATCCATTTATACACAAAAATGACTTCCTTTGTATTGGAAAAAATTTAA
- the smpB gene encoding SsrA-binding protein SmpB, whose translation MKDIEILNRKASYLYNFIQTYEAGILLSGPEVKSIKAGNANMSDAYCIVEHGEVWIKNLNINPYKQSAESDYNPKQNRKLLLNKEEIRKIERKISEKGLTLIPYKIYIADRGIIKVEIVLVSGKKSYDKRESIKEKDEKRNLDRNFKIG comes from the coding sequence GTGAAAGACATTGAAATCCTAAACCGAAAAGCCAGTTACCTCTATAATTTTATTCAAACCTACGAGGCTGGAATCCTATTATCCGGACCCGAAGTAAAGTCAATCAAAGCAGGCAATGCCAACATGAGCGATGCATATTGTATCGTTGAACACGGTGAGGTGTGGATTAAAAATTTAAATATCAATCCGTATAAACAAAGCGCAGAATCTGATTACAACCCCAAACAAAATCGCAAACTCTTATTAAACAAAGAGGAAATCCGTAAAATCGAACGGAAGATTTCAGAAAAAGGATTAACGCTCATTCCCTACAAAATTTATATAGCAGACCGCGGAATTATTAAAGTTGAAATTGTCTTGGTCTCTGGTAAAAAATCATACGACAAACGAGAATCCATTAAAGAAAAAGACGAAAAAAGAAATCTTGACAGAAATTTTAAAATAGGATAA
- a CDS encoding type IV secretion system DNA-binding domain-containing protein produces MSYGLSEYLTTQFYAWEQRGRGWKVFNEPVHLESEFIPFFGHFPPQTTGLIDDGKRPIFFPQIREALGLFKKPATTLYGEEAFAKLEEIYSIEAYSYENSNPVTELQINFDKDTRISFENIEQLLLMLSTCEGIVGFEIFGTKDRITIQFVCTSHKAGAFKSHIAAYAPGVVINERPNNLSNSIDFTQTVWVNDVGLRDEFMRPIRVWNKFDPDPLSGCIASLESIGDGEFGMLQILFQPAMNPWAESIYRSLTDGKGGPFFTDAADMLPLAKEKVSSPLFATVIRTIGQAGKQERAQIISEQIAQSLFSFHRSGSNTLIPLSGALSCDANDIIFRRSRRIGMLLNSNEIASMVHIPDRSVVSPKLRAYAGKTKQAPTDVSGHAFELGINAHLGQEVVVTLSDQHRLRHMHVIGATGAGKSSLLLKLIIQDVYQDRGIAVLDPHGDLIDEVIKNIPDDRLKNVILVDPSDSEYPIGLNLLSAYSDPEKIILSSDLVALFRRFATSWGDQMTSVLANAINAILESDNGGTLIDLRRFLVESNFRNKFLQTVTDPNIIYYWKNEFQLLRANTVAPILTRLDTFLRPRIVRNMMAQKEGLDFSDVLENKKILLVKLAQGLIGEENSYLLGTLFVAKLHQAAQQRQNIPPEQRKPFYFYIDEFQNFITPSMSAILTGARKYGLGLILAHQDLDQLAHRDTELANSVLSNPAIRVCFRCGDKDATKLESGFSYFDSTDLQSLPIGQSIVRVGQKDHDFNLSFIPLPKVESLIAEGKQRTVIDHCRSTYALHQSRVEEILREALQAETIPVKPEKPIKVVKEEKPPLDTPIEKLEIPKVEEVTNPKIDLAVEAEKFITKETEKEKQREHRFIQEYIKKVAEARNFKAVLEEPINNYAGKVDVSLHRDDLKIACEISVTNTIEYEVQNIKNVLPLDIH; encoded by the coding sequence ATGAGTTACGGACTGTCAGAATATCTCACTACTCAATTCTATGCTTGGGAACAACGAGGGCGTGGCTGGAAAGTATTTAATGAACCAGTTCATTTAGAATCGGAATTCATTCCATTCTTTGGTCATTTCCCGCCTCAAACAACTGGTCTGATTGATGATGGTAAACGACCAATATTCTTTCCACAAATACGAGAAGCTTTAGGGCTATTCAAAAAACCAGCAACAACTTTGTATGGAGAGGAAGCATTCGCAAAACTGGAAGAGATCTATTCCATTGAAGCTTATAGTTATGAAAATTCAAATCCGGTAACAGAATTACAAATCAATTTTGATAAGGACACCAGAATTTCTTTTGAGAATATTGAGCAGTTGCTCTTAATGCTTTCAACCTGTGAGGGAATAGTAGGATTTGAGATATTCGGTACGAAAGATAGAATTACAATTCAATTTGTTTGTACCAGTCATAAGGCGGGTGCTTTTAAATCGCATATAGCTGCCTATGCTCCAGGGGTTGTTATCAATGAACGTCCTAATAATCTAAGTAACTCAATTGATTTCACTCAAACGGTTTGGGTTAATGATGTAGGGCTACGAGATGAATTTATGCGCCCTATTCGAGTATGGAACAAATTTGATCCAGATCCGCTTTCGGGATGTATTGCTTCACTTGAATCAATTGGAGACGGAGAATTTGGTATGCTTCAAATCTTGTTTCAACCAGCAATGAATCCCTGGGCTGAAAGTATATATAGGTCATTAACTGATGGCAAGGGAGGCCCTTTCTTTACAGATGCAGCCGATATGTTACCACTGGCAAAAGAGAAAGTTTCAAGTCCTTTGTTTGCAACAGTAATTCGAACCATTGGCCAAGCTGGAAAACAGGAGAGAGCACAAATAATTTCGGAGCAAATAGCGCAAAGTCTTTTTTCTTTTCACCGGAGCGGAAGTAATACATTGATTCCACTTTCGGGAGCTTTAAGTTGTGATGCCAATGACATTATCTTCCGTAGGTCAAGAAGAATTGGAATGTTGCTTAATAGTAATGAGATTGCTTCAATGGTGCATATTCCTGATCGCTCTGTTGTCTCACCAAAACTTCGAGCTTATGCCGGAAAAACGAAACAAGCTCCTACAGATGTATCAGGACATGCTTTTGAATTAGGTATTAATGCACATTTAGGGCAAGAGGTGGTTGTTACTCTCTCTGATCAACATCGTTTACGTCATATGCATGTTATTGGTGCCACTGGTGCAGGTAAATCATCTTTGCTTCTCAAACTAATCATACAAGATGTTTATCAAGATAGAGGGATAGCAGTTCTTGATCCACATGGAGACTTGATTGATGAAGTAATAAAAAATATTCCCGACGACAGATTGAAAAATGTAATCTTAGTTGATCCATCCGATAGTGAGTATCCGATTGGTCTTAATCTATTATCTGCATATTCTGATCCAGAAAAGATAATCCTATCATCCGACCTTGTGGCATTATTCAGACGTTTTGCAACTTCTTGGGGTGATCAAATGACTTCGGTGTTGGCAAATGCTATCAATGCAATACTTGAAAGTGATAACGGTGGAACGCTAATTGATTTAAGACGATTTCTAGTTGAATCCAATTTCAGAAACAAGTTCCTTCAAACTGTTACCGATCCCAATATCATCTATTACTGGAAAAATGAATTTCAATTACTTCGAGCAAATACTGTGGCTCCCATTCTTACAAGATTAGATACCTTTCTGCGACCTCGAATTGTCAGAAACATGATGGCTCAAAAAGAAGGTCTTGATTTTAGCGACGTTCTTGAAAACAAAAAGATATTGTTGGTAAAACTTGCTCAGGGCCTAATTGGAGAAGAAAACAGTTATTTGTTAGGCACACTTTTTGTGGCCAAACTACACCAAGCTGCTCAACAACGACAAAATATTCCACCAGAACAGCGAAAGCCGTTCTATTTCTACATTGATGAATTCCAGAATTTCATTACCCCCTCAATGTCTGCAATCCTCACTGGTGCTCGTAAATATGGATTAGGATTAATACTTGCTCACCAAGATCTTGATCAATTAGCGCATAGAGATACTGAACTTGCAAACTCTGTTTTATCGAATCCCGCTATTCGGGTATGTTTCAGATGTGGAGATAAAGACGCTACGAAGTTAGAGAGTGGATTTTCATATTTTGATTCAACTGACTTGCAGAGTTTACCTATTGGTCAGTCCATTGTCCGTGTTGGACAAAAAGATCATGATTTCAATTTATCTTTTATTCCGCTCCCAAAAGTTGAATCCTTAATAGCTGAAGGCAAACAGCGGACGGTAATTGATCATTGTCGATCAACGTATGCGCTCCATCAGAGTAGAGTTGAAGAAATATTGAGAGAGGCTTTACAGGCTGAAACTATTCCAGTTAAACCGGAGAAGCCTATTAAGGTGGTTAAAGAAGAAAAGCCACCACTAGATACACCAATTGAAAAACTTGAAATACCAAAAGTTGAAGAAGTAACCAATCCAAAAATTGACTTAGCAGTTGAAGCGGAGAAATTTATTACTAAAGAGACGGAAAAGGAAAAACAACGAGAGCACCGATTCATTCAGGAATATATTAAGAAAGTAGCTGAAGCGAGAAACTTTAAAGCTGTTTTGGAGGAGCCAATAAATAACTATGCAGGAAAAGTCGATGTCAGCTTGCATCGGGATGATCTAAAAATTGCTTGTGAGATTTCTGTTACGAATACCATAGAATATGAAGTACAAAATATTAAAAATGTTTTACCGCTGGATATCCATTAG